TTCAAGTCGACATTCTGTATTCCAGAACCCATAAAGTTGAAATCCTGGTTCCACATATGTATGAGATAAAGTTGTCATTTCAGGCTGCACGACTGAGTTTCAGTTTGCTAGGTAGGAAGAGCAGAGCTAATGCAGAAAGCTCAGAAATGGACGAGTCTCCGTTTGACATTGTGCAGCCTTCTAAACTAGTACTGTTCCTGCTTCCTTTCGTGCATAGGATATTTTTTGCTAGCTATGTCATGTTCCTTCTTGGCCTTCAGTCTACTTTACTGACCGTTTTTATACTAGTCTTACCTGTTTTATGAAAATCGTAGGTGGCGAAGGTCATGTCAAAGCTGAACATTACAGGATTTGGAAACATTGGAGGAGAAAAGTGTGGAAATATTCAACAGAATGGGCATGATGAAACTTTTGCTAATGTGAATATCACGGAACCTAATTTACCATCGTCTTCCGAGGGAAAATATACTCATGTTCTTGATGCCTATCATGATTTCCAGAATATACTGAAAGGGTCATGttttactcaacaaagaacgatTGCTCCTGAAAATGCACAAATAACATCCACTGATGTCACAGAGGGTCGTATAGCTACCTGCTCCAGAAAGTTCGACGACCAAATCAATGCTAACTATCATAAGCTGCAAATAGGAAACTCAAAACTTTCAGTGATAGAAGATTTATCAGGACAGCAGCTAGAAAACCAACAGTCCCGGAAGTCAGGGGAGAACACTGGAAGCAGCCATGGAAGCtcatcaaacaaaaatgagaaTGAGTTGAGCTTGATAGTACATTGTGAAATACGTTGGGAAGACATCAGCCTAAGCGAAGAAATTGGACAAGGTAAATCATGAGAATATCGTACCAATGTTATTGACATAGTTCAATTTGGTTATTGCACATATGTGATGTTGGCCAAAGGTAGTTGAGAAGAAATTACCTAGTTGTTAGAGATATATTTGTACACTCATTGCCTCAATCGCTGTAATATTTCCTTTTTCAGGTGCATTCGGCGTTGTGTATCATGGAATTTGGAAAGGATCAGTAATTTCCTAGTTCACAATGTTCTTTTCACATTATGAGGACAGTGAAACAATATCTCATTTTTATGGTATTTGtgtcttttctcctttttgatCCTTCAGGATGTTGCTGTTAAGGTTTTCTTTGGGAACCAACACGGCGAGACAACTTTGCTTGACTACAAAAAGGAGGTATGTGATGCCATCAAATAGTCATTGAATTAACCATATTAACAGATTTTTAATTGAGATTCAATGTCTTCAGATTGACATAATGAAAAGACTTAGACATCCGAACGTGCTATTATTTATGGGAGCAGTAAGTTCACAAGAAAAGCTTGCCATTATCACCGAGTATATGCCCAGGTAATGAAGCACAGCAATGTCATCTTGGCATGGTCTTGGTTATGACATAAAACCTAGATAGACAATAATATCACGTACGTTCATCACGTGTTTCAGGGGAAGTCTTTTTAAAGTACTTCACAGGAATAATCCGCCACTAGACCTCAAAAGACGTCTTAGGATGGCCCTTGATGTGGTTTGTTTCTCTGCTTGGACTCATAAATATGTGTAAAAAAGAATTCATGGtttttttcactctttcttttgtttgattTAGGTTAGGGGTATGTGTTACTTGCATCGACGGAACCCTCCTATAGTACATAGAGATCTTAAATCTTCAAACCTGCTTGTGGATAAAAGCTGGACTGTCAAGGTCTTCATTTCTCTGTTCAACCTTTAAATTTACTCATGGTGAAGCCATTTTACGAATTACGGAATACTATATAAGATTATTGGTGTCTCTTTCCTTAGGTTGGAGATTTTGGCCTTTCAAAATTGAAACATGCTACTTTCTTAACAGCAAATTCTGGACGAGGGACGGTATGCATCTCAGCCTTTTATTTTGCTCTTTTTTTGTGGTGACATTGGATATGATAATGCTGTTACTTGTCCCTCACAAAATTTTACTCTGCTGTTATCGTTGCAGCCGCAGTGGATGGCTCCTGAAGTACTTAGAAATGAACCTTCAACAGAGAAGTAAGTTTTACAAGATTTACTTTCTGTTTTATTTTGCTTATGTTAGTTAACTTTGATGATGTAATGCGAAACCAATTGTTAAACTTGAGCCATTGGTGGGGCTCTTTTTTTCGCTGACAAATTGTGTTGGATTATATAATCACTGgattgttttgttcttttggccGATTTTGCATAGTTTATCCTATTTATTGGTTTTGATAAAGGTTTTTAGGCATGTTGTTGCATGCTGCTTCACATTC
This genomic stretch from Solanum stenotomum isolate F172 chromosome 10, ASM1918654v1, whole genome shotgun sequence harbors:
- the LOC125842073 gene encoding uncharacterized protein LOC125842073; amino-acid sequence: MHYVKRLSCGQSWTDQFPFKKRTGEIFMAIVSKSLMYEDGELFGVVTVSSDAAFLNKINSEKSRTSQSSNGQPGRRGINFKSTGWHPQSQTASFVPNLASKVFSFNRGEVAHRDREEVEVDTIGGQSQKPPRAPAARLSFSLLGRKSRANAESSEMDESPFDIVQPSKLVAKVMSKLNITGFGNIGGEKCGNIQQNGHDETFANVNITEPNLPSSSEGKYTHVLDAYHDFQNILKGSCFTQQRTIAPENAQITSTDVTEGRIATCSRKFDDQINANYHKLQIGNSKLSVIEDLSGQQLENQQSRKSGENTGSSHGSSSNKNENELSLIVHCEIRWEDISLSEEIGQGAFGVVYHGIWKGSDVAVKVFFGNQHGETTLLDYKKEIDIMKRLRHPNVLLFMGAVSSQEKLAIITEYMPRGSLFKVLHRNNPPLDLKRRLRMALDVVRGMCYLHRRNPPIVHRDLKSSNLLVDKSWTVKVGDFGLSKLKHATFLTANSGRGTPQWMAPEVLRNEPSTEKSDVFSFGVILWELMTESIPWKDLNPLQVVGVVGFMDGRLDIPLKLDPHVSAIILDCWQSKPELRPSFEDISRRMTDIILSFGGLTSRKNSGGMVSNTD